A genomic region of Rhipicephalus sanguineus isolate Rsan-2018 chromosome 1, BIME_Rsan_1.4, whole genome shotgun sequence contains the following coding sequences:
- the LOC119383322 gene encoding peroxynitrite isomerase THAP4 has product MEKNGLRAKSNRMCSVPQCTNRAIFGKVSLHRFPKEKKRRKLWTIKLRIGKQVSKEMVVCSEHFNKDDFFWGHLDELKPLRRRLKRNAVPSQNIPLRSHEAEVRPRICRRKHTADTQGNKGQDTAVPPEAVTDGDCACELPNYPEEGEYDGENHVCATLAPYF; this is encoded by the exons ATGGAGAAAAACGGGCTGAGAGCGAAGAGCAATCGCATGTGCAGTGTGCCACAATGCACAAATCGTGCAATATTTGGAAAAGTCAGCTTGCACCGCTTtccgaaagagaaaaaacgaCGGAAGTTGTGGACAATCAAGCTCCGCATTGGGAAGCAAGTGAGCAAAGAAATGGTCGTGTGTAGCGAGCATTTCAACAAGGACGACTTTTTTTGGGGCCACCTTG ACGAGTTGAAGCCCTTACGAAGGCGGCTGAAGAGAAACGCCGTGCCTTCTCAAAATATCCCGCTGCGCTCCCACGAGGCAGAAGTGAGGCCGAGGATTTGCAGAAGAAAACACACTGCAGATACACAAG GTAACAAGGGCCAGGACACTGCAGTACCACCTGAAGCAGTCACTGATGGGGACTGCGCGTGCGAGCTTCCGAACTATCCTGAAGAAGGTGAATACGACGGTGAGAATCATGTTTGTGCGACACTCGCGCCGTACTTTTGA